In Streptococcus parapneumoniae, the genomic stretch ATCTGTCTTAGTATATCAAAAAGTCCTAGGATTGTCAGCTTGCGATGGCTGTTTGAGTGATTTTTTGCATAGTTTCACAAAGATTTCAATTTCCCGAAAGCGGTGTAAATGCGTCTGTTTAAATGTCATGATATAGTTCAATTCTTTCTGGGTCAGCATCGTTCCTCCTATATCTTTCTATTCGTAAAAGGCAAGAAAAATAGGACTGGTTTGTGTCCTCAGTCCTAGATTTCTTATAAGATTGGAGCGAATAACTGGGCGATTTCTTTTACAAGTTTTTGATACCAGCTTGTTTTGATAGAATGAGGATAGACTTCCTGAGAATCTGCAAATATATTTTGAAAATCTCGGGCTATTTCCATTATAGAAGGAGTTTTATAGAGTAAGACTGCATTTTCATAATGGTGTACCAAGCTTCGGTAGTCGAGATTGATTGTCCCCACCACCGCAAAATCTTCGTCTACCAACATCTGCTTACTATGAATAAAACCTGGACTATACTCATAAATCCGAACTCCAGCAGAAAGAAGGTCTGGATAAGCCCCTCTTGTGACTAACTGAATGAACTTCTTATCTGGTATGTAAGGGGTGATAATCCGAACATCGACCCCTCTCATAGCAGCATTTTTGATTGTCTCTGTTAAATCATAGTCTATGATCAAATAAGGTGTCGTAATATAGACCGATTCCGTTGCTTGATTGATCAAACTCTGATAAACTTTTTTTCCTACCTGCGTTCGAAAAATTGGCTTGGGTCCACTCCCGTATGGAATGGTTAAACCGTCACTTGGGATAGAATGATTTTCTAAATGATATTGATCAAAATCACTAATCTCTCCTCGATTGATGTACCAAGTGGTTAAAAACAAGCGTGTCAGGGCTTTTACTGCTAGTCCGTCCAAGCGAATTCCACTATCCTTCCAATAACCAAATCTCTCGACGTGGTTAATGTACTCATCTGCCAGATTGACCCCACCAGTATAGGCTATCTGACCATCAACAATCAATATTTTTCTATGATCTCTGTTATTATAGGCCACTGTCAAACGAGGAATAACTTTATTGAATTTATGGGCCTCGATGCCCAGCTGACGAAGTCGATGTGCATAATCTCCTGTTAAAGTAGCCATACAGCCAATATCATCATAGAGCAGTTTAACTTCAATGCCTTGAGCGACCTTTTGCTCCAAGATTTCTAGAATACGATTCCACATCAAACCTTCTTCTATAATGTAATATTCCAAGAAGATAAATTTCTCAGCCTTTTTGAGATCTTCTACCATCTTTTTCCACATAGCTTCTCCGTTAGGAAAAAATGTAGAGGCAGTTTGATCATAGATATCGGCATTGGTATCCATACTCAATAAGGACTTGATGACGCCATATGCCGCCTTATCACTTTCTTTTAATTCCTCTTTTAGTAACTGGCTATTTGCTTCTTGGAAATGCATGGAGCCTAGCTTCTTCAGTTGTTTGATTTCTTTTTTGGACAATCGCCTTTCACCAAACATCAGATAGAGCAAGGGGCCAAATACTGGCACAAAGGCTACTAATAACCAGGTCACCTTATTCTCAGGAGTCGTATTACGGTTGACTATCGAAATGATTGTGATGATACTCAGTAGAATGAGGACAGTAATCCATAAAATGGGGGCCATGCGCCCTAAATAAAGAAAGAGACCAAAAACCAGACAAAGTTCAAGTAGCATAATCGAAAGACTAAAGCCATACTTGGACATCAATAATTGAAATTTTCTATATTTCATATCCCCTCCTTGATATTTTGAACACTAAAAACAGGTAATTGATACTAGTATAACTCAGGTATTCGGTAGAAGGCAAGTATTTATGATTATTTTCTAAGCAAAAGTAAAAAGGCTGAAAAATCCAGCCCTTCCTACTTGCATAGTCTTATTTAGTTAAAACGATTTGGTCCGATGGGTCTCTATCCATATCGTCTACGACGATTTGATTACCGTTTACAGTGTAAATTTTGACATCATCGCCAATAATCATGCGTTGATTTGCTGCATCAAATGTGACCTGTTTGACCTTCTGATCCCCGTCAGATTCGAGCTCAGTCCATGTACCAGTCGTTCCAGTGACCACTAAAGTGATACGGTCTCCGTCATCTTGGCCTGTATAAGTCCCATCAATATCAGTCGGTTGAGCAACAGGTTGGTTCTGTACTGGAGCCGCTTGATTTTGATTACTTCCTGCATTTGCAGTATTGGTATTCTGTTGAGCAGGTTGTTGAGCAGGTTGTTGGACCTGCTGCTGAGCCACAGGCTGTTGAACTGGTTGTGTTCTTTGGGAACAAGCAACTAGCAAAGATACACTCGCTAAAGAAACAATAGAAAGTGCTGCTGTTTTGAATGTCATAATAAATGTCCTTTCTCTTGCCATGCTAGAGAAAAAGATTTTTCCTTAGTCAGCAATTCCCCTAGTATAACAAGTTCAAAAAAGGTGGTCAATTTATCTGCTCATACCCCAGTATGTTGCTCCGTACTTCTGAGATAAAATAGAGAGACCCTGTAACAAACAACAAGTCCTTGGTATCGGCTCTTTCTTCAAAATCGCTAATAAATTCTCGGTAAGACGGAATCACATCGTAACCTATTACATCTGTCTCGTCCAAAGCCCCCTGATAGTCAAAGCCGGTCACCTTGAGTTCCACCTGAGGCAATTTTTCAGTCAGATAAGCCAACATCCCTTGATAATCCTTCCGTTTCAAGGCTCCAAAGAGGATTTGAGGACGATAACCTTCCTGCTCTTTTTCTTTGATAAACTCAACCAAGCGAGTCAAGGCAGGGAGGTTATGGGCACCGTCCAAGTATATCTGCGGACGAATATGCTCCAAGCGACCAGCCCAATGAGTCTTCTCCAAAGCCTGTCTTACAACCTGCTCATTAACAACTTCCTTTCCTTCCCTCATAAAAAGAAGAAACGTTTGCAACGCCAAGGCCGCATTCTCCTGCTGATAAGCTCCTTCTAAGCCTATTTTCAACTGCGAAATATTTAGTAAAGAACTTGAAAAATCCCCATTCAGCATTGAAAAATCTTGACCTGCCTGATAAAGGTCAACAGTTAAAAATCCTGCTTTTTTCTGACAGACAAGCCTAGCTTCTGGAGCCAATTTCGCAATCACTGCCTTCTTACCAGCCTTGAAAATACCAGCCTTCTGCTCTGCGATTGCTTCCAGACTATCACCCAAGGTCTCCTGATGGTCGAGCCCGATGGAGGTGATGACAGCAAGCTCTCCGGTTACCACATTGGTCGTGTCAAGTAAGCCACCAATTCCCACTTCTAGTAAAACCAAATCCACCTCTTGCTCCCTAAAATAGAGAAAAGCAATCAAGGTCAGCAATTCAAAAAAGGACAACTGATCATGGGTTTGCAGAAGCGTTTTCTCCATCTCCTTGACCTGCTCAGCCAAACGGATAAAGTCTGCGTCTGCTATCGGTTGCCCATTAATGCAGATTCGGTCATTGATAGAGACGATATGAGGGGAGGTAAAGGTCGCGACTTTTTTACCATGCCCCATAAATAACTCCCTCATAAAAGCAATGGTAGATCCTTTCCCATTAGTCCCTGTTACGTGGATAATAGGGTAAGACTGCTCGGGATTTCCTAACAAATCCACCGCTTGTTGCATTCGGTCCAAACCTGATCGAAAATTCAAACCAATCCGACTGTGAAGCCATTCTTCTACTTCAAACATACACATCTCCTTGACAAAAGTCCAATCAATTACCTAGCAAAATTCCGTAGATAACAAAAAACGAGGCCAGGATTTTCGTCCCGACCTCTTACCTGATTAGCTAATAACTAGCTACTATGAATGCTAACGTGGAGTAAAACACCACCCAGATTCACCAGCTCTCTTATTTAAAGGAACTGGGATAAAAATGTTCACTGAACTGCCTGCGTTTCTAATTTCTAGCACAGGGCTAAAAACGTCCCCCGGACGTTTTTACTCCTCCATAAAGCTGTTGAAGACTTCTTCAATCATGTTCCACTCGTCTTCTGAGTCTTCTGGGATTGGTTGCAATTCGCCTTCTGTTCCATCTTCGTTTTCGATGAATGAGTAAGCTTGGATTTCAACTTGTCCGTCTTCGTCTTCTTCTGCGTTAACTGGTACTAGAAGAACATAGTTTTTACCAAATTCTTCTTTTCCATCAATCGTCAAAAGGATTTCAAACAAGGTTTCATTTCCTTGCTCATCTACTAGTGTGATTAGTTCACGTTCTTCGTGGTCGTGGTTATGATCGTGTGACATAGCCTCTCCTTTATATTAAAATTTTCTATCTAAATAATTTTGTAAAATCAGCTGAGCTGCTAACTTATCAATGACTTTCTTACGCTTGTTACGGCTAATATCTGCTTGTTCAATCAGCATGCGCTCTGCGGCAACTGTTGTCAAGCGTTCATCCTGATAATCTACTGGTAAACCAAAAAGCTCTTCTAGCTTTGCTCCGTAGGCTTGACTAGCTTCCACGCGCGGTCCACTTGTATTGTTCATGTTTTTAGGCAAACCCACTACAAATCGTTCCACCTTGTAAGCATCAACCAATTCCTTAACGCGGTCGAAACCAAATTGACCTTGCTCCTCATTGATTTGGATGATTTCAAGCCCTTGAGCTGTAAAACCGAGCGGATCGCTAATCGCCACCCCTACCGTTTTTGAACCGACGTCCAATCCCATAATTCTCATAGGTTATAGATCGACTCCTTGTCCTTTAAGGTAGTAGCGGACCAATTCCTCAACGATTTCATCACGCTCATACTTACGGATTTGATTTCGTGCATTATTATAACGAGGAACGTAGGCAGGGTCTCCACTCAATACGTAACCTACGATTTGGTTAATCGGGTTGTAGCCCTTATCGTTCAACGAAGCATAGACATCAGTCAAAGTTTCGCTAATTTCTTTTTTATTGGAATCGTCCAATTTAAAACGTACTGTTTCTTCAGTAAATCCCATTCTAACACCCTCTTTCCTTAGAATAGTACCATTATAGCATAATTCCTTACGTTCTACAATTCAGGCAGTCTATTTATTTGGATTTTCTACTGTTCTGTCGCACCATTTGCCAATCTGTCTGAAATATATTTGCTTGGTTCATTCTTCAAGAGATTTTCCAAGCCAATGTTCTTCAAATATTCTAACTGAGAAGCCTTCTTGACATCCAGAACTTGAAAATCAAAACTAGTCGTTGTTTGAAGTTCTGTTGCGCTCAATAGTTTTGTTTCAAGCTTAAATCCTGCTAATTTACGAGCTTCTACGATGGCCTCATCCTTCTCCTCTGCCTCGAGAAGAGCTTTTTGAGTTTCTTCAACTCCATGTTGGTCGATATAGTTCTTCAACTCATCAGAAACTGGACGTTTTTGTTGAATCGTTAAGCTCAAAAAAGTCTTGTCCTTATATGTAATGATTTGAGTTTGCTGGCTACCATCATCTGACTTGGGCAAGACCAAAGTCTTGGTTACAACTGTATTCTTCTCGGCATTTTCAATAACTGGCAATGCCGACTGAAGCGTATCCTTTTCTGTTTTTGTAGCTGGTCCAGTTTCTTTTTTCTGTCCGCAGCCAACCAGGACAAAAAGGAAAGCTAGACTAACAAGAACTATTTTTTTCATTTCTTTCTTCTTTCTTTTTGAAATTAAAATAGAATAAGACTGGGAATTGCTCCCAGCCTTGATGTTTATAGAGCTGCACGCAAACGTGCTTCTGCATTTTCTACATTACGGACAGAGCGTGGTAGGAAGGCACGAATATCGTCTTCCTTATAGCCAACTTGCAGGCGTTTTTCATCCACAAGGATTGGGCTCTTTAAAATTCTCGGTGTTTCCATAATCAGATTGAGGACTTCATTGACACTCAAATCTTCAATATCCACTCCAAGGGCTTTGGCATAGCGATTTTTAGATGAGACGATGCTGGCTATTCCGTTATCTGTTTTGGTCAGAATATCCAGTAATTCTTCTCGCGTAATTCCTTCTTTACCAAGGTTTTGTTCTTTATAACTTAACTGGTGGGCATTGAGCCAGGTTTTTGCTTTTTTACAACTAGTACAACTTGAGACTGTATAAATTTTAATCATGTACCTACCCCTTTCGCTACATGTTACTATCAGTTTAGTCTATTATACCATAAAAAACATCCGACTTGCGACCTATTTTTAAATTTTTTTGACTTTTTTCGTCATTTTCGTACTTTTTTCTTGACAAATAACTAAATGACTATCAACTCTTTTGGAGCTAGGGTCAATAATTCACAACCTGTCTCCGTAATCAGGATATCATCCTCGATACGAACGCCATATTTACCTTCGATATAGATACCTGGTTCATCGGTTAAGGCCATACCTGCCTTAATAGTTTCTGTAGAAGTTTGGCTAAAGTAAGGCTCTTCATGGATATCCAGTCCAATACCGTGTCCAATACCGTGGGTAAAGTAGTCGCCATAGCCTGCCTCGATGATAATATCACGAGGAATTTTGTCAAAGTCACGGAAACCTAAGCCAGCCTTAGCCTGATCAATCAAGGCTTGGTTGGCTTTCAAAACCGTATTGTAAATCTCTGCTTGCTCGTCGCTAACATGCCCTAGATAGATAGTCCGTGTCATATCACTGACATAGTGGTCATAAAGGCAACCGAAGTCCATTGTAATGGCTTCTCCTAGCTCCACTGGTTTGTGCATAGGATGGGCATGGGGTTTGGAAGAGTTGATACCGCTAGCTAGAATGGTGTCAAAAGACAAGCCAGATGCTCCCAACTCACGCATGCGGAAGTCAAGGAAGTTGGCAATCTCAATTTCAGTCTTTCCTGGTTTGATAAAGTCAAGTGCATCGCGGAAAGCTTGGTCTGAGATAGAACAAGCTTTGCGAATAGCTGCAATCTCCACTTCATCCTTAATCATTCGAAGACCTTCAACAAATTGAGTTTGTGGAAGCAAGTCAATTCCTTCAAAGGCTGCCTGCATACGGTGATAATAAGAGACTGAAATCTCGTCCTCAAAACCGATTCGAGACAAGCCCATGTCCTTAACAATACCCGCAATGACAGCCAATTCATCACGGTCTGCTACGATTTCAAAACCACTGGTTTCTTGCTTGGCTGCAATGATATAGCGAGAGTCTGTCACCAAGACCTGACGATCACGGCTGATAAAGACTGTTCCGTTTGAGCCCCAAAAACCAGTCAAATAATAGACGTTTTTAAGGTTATTGATGATGATGCCATCTAGTTCTTTTTCTTGCATTTTAGCTAGAAATGCTTGTACACGTTTATTCATGATGTAACTTTCCTTTCAAATACTGTCCTGTGTAGCTGGCTTGGTTAGCAGCTACTTCTTCTGGAGTTCCTGTTGCGATGATGGTTCCACCACCGACACCGCCCTCAGGTCCCAAGTCGATGATATGGTCTGCCGTCTTAATAACATCTAGATTGTGCTCAATGACAAGAACTGTATTGCCATCGTCGACAAAGCGAGCCAAGACTTTAAGCAAGCGAGCAATGTCCTCAGTATGCAGCCCTGTCGTCGGCTCATCCAGAATGTAGAAAGATTTTCCTGTCGATCGTTTGTGAAG encodes the following:
- the cls gene encoding cardiolipin synthase — encoded protein: MKYRKFQLLMSKYGFSLSIMLLELCLVFGLFLYLGRMAPILWITVLILLSIITIISIVNRNTTPENKVTWLLVAFVPVFGPLLYLMFGERRLSKKEIKQLKKLGSMHFQEANSQLLKEELKESDKAAYGVIKSLLSMDTNADIYDQTASTFFPNGEAMWKKMVEDLKKAEKFIFLEYYIIEEGLMWNRILEILEQKVAQGIEVKLLYDDIGCMATLTGDYAHRLRQLGIEAHKFNKVIPRLTVAYNNRDHRKILIVDGQIAYTGGVNLADEYINHVERFGYWKDSGIRLDGLAVKALTRLFLTTWYINRGEISDFDQYHLENHSIPSDGLTIPYGSGPKPIFRTQVGKKVYQSLINQATESVYITTPYLIIDYDLTETIKNAAMRGVDVRIITPYIPDKKFIQLVTRGAYPDLLSAGVRIYEYSPGFIHSKQMLVDEDFAVVGTINLDYRSLVHHYENAVLLYKTPSIMEIARDFQNIFADSQEVYPHSIKTSWYQKLVKEIAQLFAPIL
- a CDS encoding SP_0198 family lipoprotein; protein product: MTFKTAALSIVSLASVSLLVACSQRTQPVQQPVAQQQVQQPAQQPAQQNTNTANAGSNQNQAAPVQNQPVAQPTDIDGTYTGQDDGDRITLVVTGTTGTWTELESDGDQKVKQVTFDAANQRMIIGDDVKIYTVNGNQIVVDDMDRDPSDQIVLTK
- a CDS encoding bifunctional folylpolyglutamate synthase/dihydrofolate synthase; the protein is MFEVEEWLHSRIGLNFRSGLDRMQQAVDLLGNPEQSYPIIHVTGTNGKGSTIAFMRELFMGHGKKVATFTSPHIVSINDRICINGQPIADADFIRLAEQVKEMEKTLLQTHDQLSFFELLTLIAFLYFREQEVDLVLLEVGIGGLLDTTNVVTGELAVITSIGLDHQETLGDSLEAIAEQKAGIFKAGKKAVIAKLAPEARLVCQKKAGFLTVDLYQAGQDFSMLNGDFSSSLLNISQLKIGLEGAYQQENAALALQTFLLFMREGKEVVNEQVVRQALEKTHWAGRLEHIRPQIYLDGAHNLPALTRLVEFIKEKEQEGYRPQILFGALKRKDYQGMLAYLTEKLPQVELKVTGFDYQGALDETDVIGYDVIPSYREFISDFEERADTKDLLFVTGSLYFISEVRSNILGYEQIN
- a CDS encoding DUF1292 domain-containing protein encodes the protein MSHDHNHDHEERELITLVDEQGNETLFEILLTIDGKEEFGKNYVLLVPVNAEEDEDGQVEIQAYSFIENEDGTEGELQPIPEDSEDEWNMIEEVFNSFMEE
- the ruvX gene encoding Holliday junction resolvase RuvX; its protein translation is MRIMGLDVGSKTVGVAISDPLGFTAQGLEIIQINEEQGQFGFDRVKELVDAYKVERFVVGLPKNMNNTSGPRVEASQAYGAKLEELFGLPVDYQDERLTTVAAERMLIEQADISRNKRKKVIDKLAAQLILQNYLDRKF
- a CDS encoding IreB family regulatory phosphoprotein — its product is MGFTEETVRFKLDDSNKKEISETLTDVYASLNDKGYNPINQIVGYVLSGDPAYVPRYNNARNQIRKYERDEIVEELVRYYLKGQGVDL
- a CDS encoding SP0191 family lipoprotein, translating into MKKIVLVSLAFLFVLVGCGQKKETGPATKTEKDTLQSALPVIENAEKNTVVTKTLVLPKSDDGSQQTQIITYKDKTFLSLTIQQKRPVSDELKNYIDQHGVEETQKALLEAEEKDEAIVEARKLAGFKLETKLLSATELQTTTSFDFQVLDVKKASQLEYLKNIGLENLLKNEPSKYISDRLANGATEQ
- the spx gene encoding transcriptional regulator Spx; translation: MIKIYTVSSCTSCKKAKTWLNAHQLSYKEQNLGKEGITREELLDILTKTDNGIASIVSSKNRYAKALGVDIEDLSVNEVLNLIMETPRILKSPILVDEKRLQVGYKEDDIRAFLPRSVRNVENAEARLRAAL
- a CDS encoding M24 family metallopeptidase; amino-acid sequence: MNKRVQAFLAKMQEKELDGIIINNLKNVYYLTGFWGSNGTVFISRDRQVLVTDSRYIIAAKQETSGFEIVADRDELAVIAGIVKDMGLSRIGFEDEISVSYYHRMQAAFEGIDLLPQTQFVEGLRMIKDEVEIAAIRKACSISDQAFRDALDFIKPGKTEIEIANFLDFRMRELGASGLSFDTILASGINSSKPHAHPMHKPVELGEAITMDFGCLYDHYVSDMTRTIYLGHVSDEQAEIYNTVLKANQALIDQAKAGLGFRDFDKIPRDIIIEAGYGDYFTHGIGHGIGLDIHEEPYFSQTSTETIKAGMALTDEPGIYIEGKYGVRIEDDILITETGCELLTLAPKELIVI